The Kribbella shirazensis genomic interval TTGCCCTCCTGGAACGCCCGGCGGCCTTCCTCTTCCTTGTAGGTGATGGCGGCCTTCGGGATGAAGCCCGACTTGAAGCCCTCGGCCAGCGCGGTCAGGCCGGCCAGCGCCTCCGGGGTGTCCACGTTCGGCTTGCCGTCGTCCCCGACCACGACACCGCCGGCACCGTTGATCGCCTCGGAGAAGTTGACCGTCAGGCCTTCGTACTTCTCGAACTGGCCCGAGTAGCAGCCGATGGTCTTGCCCTCCGGCAGCGCCTTGACCTTCTGGCAGGCGGCGACCATCTCTTCCCAGGTCTTCGGCGGCTGGACTCCGGCCTTGTCGAGCAGGTCCTTGCGGTAGTACAGCAGCCCGCCGTCCGACGTCACCGGGACGGCGTACAGCTTGTCGCGGTACTTGCCCGTGTCGACCGTCGACGGCAGGAGCTTGCCCAGGTCGGGGAACTGGTCCTCCGGCAGTGGGGTGACCCAGCGGTTGGCGGCGAACTCGGCGGTCCAGACCACGTCCAGGTTGAGGACGCTGAACGCATCCGACTTGGCCTGCGCGTTCTGCACCATCTGCTGCCGCTGGCCGTCCGCGGACTCCGGAAGCTCCTTGATCTCGACCTTCTCGTCCGGGTGCTGCGCGTTCCACGCCGCGACCTGGTTCGTCAGGTTCCCGGAGGTGTCCTTGCCGGTGGCGAAGGTGATCGGGCCGCGGCCTTCGAGCGCTCCGCCCCCGGTCGAGCCTCCGTCCCCGCCGCCGCTTCCGTCGTCACCACCACACGCGGTCGCCAGCAGCGCCAGGCTGCTCGCGACGGCCACGAAGGCCGCGCGGCGTGTGTGTGATCGTTCAAACCTCATCGTTTACCTGCCCTCTCCCGATGGGACATCGCTTGGGTCCTGCGTCAGCAGGTCGCAGTCCCCCACCGCGCTGCGATCCGCCCTGTCCGGACAGTAACCGAGAACCGGCCGATGTGTTCTGAGCCACACACAGCCACGCCCGACGGTCTCTGAAACGGACAGCCGCATGGCTGTATGCGACCGCGTTTGGGAAGCCCGCACAACCGGGTATTTCTTAACGATTCGGTATTACCGATTAGTAACCTAGCTGAATCGGGCATGAGTGTTCAGAACGACTCCAAGCAGTCGCCATCACGCTCCGGAGCGGATGCGCGACTCCGGAACGCGCCTCGGGTGCCGGCTCAGGCCGGGGAGGCGGACGCGTCGCCGACGTTCGACCGGACCCACTCGACGATCTCGGTGGTGGTCGCGCCCGGGGTGAAGATCTTGTGCACGCCGAGCTCGGCCAGCGGCTGCAGGTCGGCGTCCGGGATGATGCCGCCGCCGAACACCACGATGTCCTCCGCCTCCCGCTCGGTCAGCAGCTCGCGCACGCGCTTGAACAGCGTCATGTGCGCGCCGGACAGCACCGACAGCCCGATCGCGTCGGCGTCCTCGGCGATCGCGGTCTCGACGATCTGCTCGGGGGTCTGGTGCAGCCCGGTGTAGATGACCTCCATGCCGGCGTCCCGCAGGGCGCGGGCGACGACCTTGGCACCGCGGTCGTGACCGTCCAGACCCGGCTTGGCGACGACGACGCGCAACGGACTCGTAGCAGGCATGGGGGCAGGCTAACCGCTGCGTACGGCGGCGGATAAGACACGGAGCCGTGTGTTCCCCCACACGCCCGCTGGGAACCGGTTACCTTGGGAAGAGAGATCGGACCACCGGGGGGTCTGGTTTTGTGAGGAGGGAGCCCATGGGTTCCTGGCAGGACGAGGTCCGCGGCGCGCTGGACGGACTCGCGTACGGCGCGCGCTCCGCCCTCACGCCCAGGGTGCTGCACGGCGCGGCCGTCGAGATCGGCTGGCTGACCACGCACCTCGCGATGTATCCGCTCGGTCTCGTGGCGGGCAGCTCACCCGCACTGCCCGAGCGCCTGAACCTGACCGGCCTCGGCCCGGCCCAGCGCGGCCTGCTGGTCAACGACGTCCGCGCCGCCGGTACGCCGATCCTGCTCGCGCACGGGATCATCGACAACCACACGATCTTCGCGCTGATGCGCCGGCAGCTGGTCCGTCGCGGGTTCGGCGCCATCCACACGTTCTCGTACTCACCGCTGACGCTGGACGTACGCCGTACCGCCGAGCGGATGGGCCGCGAGATCGAGGCGATCTGCGAGGCGTCCGGGTCGGACCAGATCCACGTGATCGGCCACAGCCTCGGCGGACTGATCGCGCGGTACTACGTCCAGCGCCTCGGGGGCGACGCCCGGGTGCACACCTGCGTCACGCTCGGAACCCCGCACCAGGGCACCGTCGCGGCCAAGCTGCTGCCCTGGCCGCTGGTCAAGCAGCTCCGCCCGGACAGCGACGTGATGGCCGAGCTGGACGAGCCGGCGCCGGACTGCCGGACCCGGTTCGTCGCGTTCTACAGCGACGTCGACCAGCTGATCGTGCCGCAGCGACGGGCCCGGATCAGGCACCCCGATCTGCTCGCGAGTAATGTCCGGGTCCGCGGTGTGGGCCACCTGTCCCTGCCGTTCCACGGCGAGGTCGTGCACCGCATCACCGGCGTACTGGCCAATCTGGACGACGAAGAGCCCAGAACTGCCTGATCAGGAAGCTTTCTGCGCGCTTCCGGCCGATGCACGTGCAGCGGCTCATGCAAAAGTTTCGTGAAGGAGCCGCGGAAAAGTGGGTGGCAGGGTTTGTCACCCCGTGACCCTTCCGTTATGGTCTGTGAGTCCTCCCGGGGAATAAACCCTCCGAGCGGATGCACGAGAGCTTCAAGCCCCTCCCCTGTGACCGAAAGGCCACGTTGTGTCCCAGCACCGTGCCGCGGGAGACCGCGTCACGCCCGGCAATGCTGCGCGCAAGCCCGGCGCAGGACGTCATAGTGCCAAGCATCGCGTTGCCAGGCGTAATACCCCCAGCAGCACCCAGATCGTCGGTCTCACCGCCGCGCTCGCCGCGGCAGCCGGAGCTGTCGGCTTCAGCCACAGCTCGCTGGCGTCACCGACCCAGGCGAACTCCGCGGTCAACCTGGCCGCACTGAGCCTGGACAGCGGGCAGCAGCTGTCCGGTATCACCACGGCACGCATCCAGGCGCGTCAGCTCGCCACCCGTGACTCCTCCCGGGTCCAGCTGGCCGACACGACGAAGACCAAGAAGCAGTCCGCGGCCGTCAAGCTGGCGCAGGCCCGGGCCGCGAAGCTGAACGTCACCCAGGCGCTCACCGCCAAGCGCGCGAACGCGCTGGCCGCCGCGAAGGCGAAGGCAGAGGCTGCCGAGAAGAAGGCCCGCGAGTCGGCCACCCGCTGCGAGATGATGCTCTCCGGCTACCACATCACCGCCACGTTCGGGCAGGGCGGCAGCCGCTGGGCCCGCAACCACACCGGCACCGACTTCGCCGCCCCGATCGGCACCCGGATCAGTGCCGTGATGAAGGGCGTCGTGATCTTCGCCGACTGGGCCGGCCCGTACGGCCGTCAGGTCCAGGTCCGGCACGAGGACGGCACCGTCACCTGGTACAACCACATGTCGAAGTTCAGCGTCGACGTCGGCGAGACGGTGTACGCCGGCGACCAGGTCGGCGCGGTCGGGATGACCGGCAACACCACCGGACCGCACCTGCACTTCGAGGTCCGTCCGGACAACGGCGAGCCGATCAACCCGATGTCCTGGCTGCGCAACCACTGCGGCCTCAACCCGTAGGTCCCGTTCCCCCGAGCCCTCGCTATGCTGCGGCGCATGCGTCCGGCAGCCGGTGAGGTCCTGCACTTCTCCGAAGATCCGACGATCGAGATCTTCCGGCCCCATGTCGCGGACACCGCGCGGCAGGGTACGGCGTACGTCTGGGCCGTCGGCCACGACCGCGCCCCCGACTACTGGTTCCCGCGACAGTGCCCGCGCGCGATGGCCTGGGTCGGACCGAACACCACTCCCGAGGACCGCGACCGGATCATCGGCGCCGGGTCCGGCACCCGCGTACACGCCGTCGAGTACGGCTGGCTGGACGCGATGCGCTCGGTCGAGTTGTACGCCTACCGCCTTCCGGCCGGCGACTTCGTCGAGCACGACGCCGCGGTCGTCGCCACCACCGAAGTACGCCCCCTCGGTCCGCCCGAGCGCGTCGGCGACCTGTTCGCGCTGCACGACGAGGCCGGGATCCAGCTGCGGGTCCTGAACCGGCTGCACGACTTCTGGGCCGAGGCCGTCGCCAGCACGCTCGAATGGAGCGGCATCCGGCTCCGCAACGCACGCCCATGACGTACGGCGAGCTCGCTGAACGGTCCTGGTCCTGGGTCGTGAGCCAGGTCCGGTGGGACGACGACGGCCCGTGGATCCCCGAGTCCGGTGACGGCGCAAAGCCCGAGGAGTACGTCGAGGGGATGCACAGCGGGATCGGCGGACTGGCCCACGTGCTCGCGGAGATCAGGCTCGTCCGGCCGTGGACGTCCGAGGAACAGCAGCTCGCCGCGGGCATCGCCGCTCGAATCCGTTCCGCGATCCCGGCGGACACGACCATCACGTACTTCGACGGTCTGGTCAGCTCGATCGGCGTCCTCACGGCCCTCGAGGAGCCCGGCTCGGCCGCCGCCTTGGACCGGCTGTTCGAGCTGGTCGACGACGAGCGCGGTGGCTGGGCGCAGTCGTTCCTCGAGCCGCCGAAGTACCACGAGAACGCCCGCTGCAACGACGTCACGCTGGGCACGGCGTCGGTCCTGATGGGCGCGCTGTGGGCGCTCCGGCGGAGTCCTGACGTCGCCGTGCGGCGCGACCCGCACCCGGGCGGCGAGGCCGAACGCCAGGTCGCGCACCGCGCCCGCCGACTGGCCCGGCGGCTGACCGGCTGGACCGCCGACTGGCTGCTCGCCGAGCAGGAGGTCACTCCGGCGGGCCTCAACTGGTTGTTCGCGCCGCGCCGGTTCTACACCGGCGAGCCGACCGAGATGCCGAACTTCTCGCATGGCCTCGCCGGGATCGTCGCGGTGCTCGCGGCGGCCGGGGCCGAACTCGACCGGCCGGAGCTCGTCGACGCGGCGCGGCGCGGGGCCGAGCACCTGGTGACGCTCGGGATCACCGACGACCAGGGGTTCCGGGTGCCGCGCGTGATCCCGTGGGCCGAGCGCCACGGAGACGAGTTCACGTACAACTGGTGCCACGGTGGCGCCGGGACCGCGTCGGCGTTCAGCGCCCTCGAGTACGCCGGAGTACCGCAGATCGCCGGTGAGACGCCTGCGGCCTGGCGCCGCCGTTGCCTGGACGGTGTCCGGTACTCCGGGATCCCTGAGCGACTGCGCCCCGGGTTCTGGGACAACGACGGCCGGTGCTGCGGGACGGCCGGGGTCGGCGACGCGTTCCTCGACGCGTGGCAGGGCGACGGCGATGAGCGGGACCTGGAGTTCGCCGTACGGATGGGTGACACGCTGGTCGACCACGCGTCCCCCGAGGGGTACTGGCAGTTCGTCGAGCATCGCAACGAGGACCCGCTGCTGCCTCCGGGTGTCGGGTGGATGCAGGGAGCGGCCGGTATCGCGGCGTACCTGTTCCGGCTGCAGCGGGTGCTCGACGGCGATCAGCGTGCGGTCGAGCGGATGGACAACTGGTGGGGGCTCACACGCTGATCACGACCTTGCCGCGGGCGTGTCCGGCTTCGACATAGCGGATTGCCTCGGCGGCGGCTGAGAGCGGGTACGTCCGGTCGAGCACCGGGGTGAGCCTGCCTGCTTCGGCGTACTCCCGAAGCGTCGTCAGGTTGGCGCTGCTGGGGACCGCGTCGAACACCACGACCCGCTGCGACACGAACGGCGCCGACAGTTGTCCGCGGATGATCAGTCCGAGCGGACCGAACACGCTGCCGCCGCCGTACAACCCGCCACCGGACAGCACGAGCGTGCCGCGGCGGACGAGCACTCGACGCAGGGCGGTCAGCGATCTGTTGCCGACGAGATCGAGAACGACGTCGTACCGGCGGTCCAGACGGCTGAAGTCCGACGTCGTGTAGTCCACGACGTCATCGGCACCGAGCGAGCTGACCAACTCGACGTTCCTGGTGCTGCACACGGCAGTCACCGTCGCGCCGAGTGCCTTGCCGAGCTGGATCGCGAACGTGCCGACGCCGCCCGCCGCGCCGTTGATCAGAACCTGCTGCCCCGCCTCGACCTTCGCGGCGTCACGCAGTCCGGTCAACGCAGTGTTCGCCGCCAGCGGCAGTGCGGCCGCTTCCTCGAAGCCGAGGGTGGCAGGCTTGGCCGCGACCCGGTCCTGCGGTACGGCGACGTACTCCGCGAACGCCCGCGGCGCCTCGCCGTACACCTCCGATCCGATCTGTACGCCGGTCACGGCCGGTCCGACCGCTTCCACCCGGCCGGCGAAGTCCGTGCCGCGGATCGTCACGTTCGGCCGCCGCCAACCGAGGTCGGCGGACGGGCGGGCGACGTACGGATCGCCCCGCAGCACGTGCCAGTCGCGCGCGTTGACCGACGCGGCCTGGACCCGCACCAGGACCTCCCCGGCAGCCGGCCGCGGCGTCTCGACGTCGGCGAACGCCAGGACGTCGGGTGATCCGTACTCGTACTGAACGATCGCCTTCATCGCTTCCCCCTTACGCTGTAAGTCTCCCTTACGGCGTAAGGTTGCCTTACGGTGTAAGGAAGGTCAAGAGCCTGGCGGGGTTCCGGTCAGCGCCGCCGGTCGAGGCCGTCGAGCAGCAGGTCGAGCGCGAACTCGAACTCGGCCTGGTCGTCGCACCAGCCGATCGTGCTGTCCGGATCGTCGTGCGCGATCTCCGTCACCATGCCGACCAGGTGCGGGACCTGGTCAGCCATGTCCCGCAGCATCCGCTCGGACCCCGGGCCGGCGCCCGCGGCCGGATCGAACAACTCCTGCGAGAACCCGAGCGCCCTGCTGCCCAGCGCGTGCAACGCATGGTGGGCGAGGTCGTACGAGAACCCGCCGGCGCGCATCAGTCCGACCAACTGGTCGTGGTACCGGATCATCGCCAGGCTCATCGTGGTCCGCGTCTCGAACAGCCGCGGCGCCCACGGGTGCTTCAGCATCACTTCCCGCGCCGACAGGATCCGGCGGCGCATCGCCTGCTGCCAGTCGTCGTCCGGTACGGCGGTCCGCTCGGCGAGCTCGTCGATCTCGGCCATGACCAGGTCGACGATGCCGTCGAGGAGGTCGCCCTTGTTCGCGACGTGGTGGTAGAGCGACATCGCCTCGGCGCCGACCGCCTCGCCGAGCCGGCGCATCGTGAGCGCCTCGATCCCGTCGGCGTCGGCGATCGCGACCGCGGCCCGGAGCACCAGCTCACGACTCAGCGGTGCGCGCGGCTCGGAGCTCGCCTGTGCCACCTGAATCCCTTCCTACGCTGGGGCTAGAGGGCGTCTGGGAACGCCCTCTTACAGCGTAAGGGATAGGTCAGCGCTGCCAGACCTCCGCGGTCGTGAGGAACGCGGACGATCCCGGTTTGTCCGGTGAGCCGTCGACCTGGACGAAGCCCGGCACCGAGGCGCCGCCGATCGAGACGGTCGCGGAACGGACCGGAGCGATCACCAGGCTGAGGCTGTGGTTGCCCTCCGCGAGCTGGAAACTGTCGGTCGCGAACAACCGCCGGTCCAGTACACCGCTCATCTCGATCTGGATGTCGGCGGCCTTCGCGCTCAGCCCGTCGGCGAGGTTCATCGAGACCTGGACCAGGTCCCGCTCGACGGCCGGCTCGTGCCAGGGCAGCCCCTGGACCTCCAGGAACGAGCGGACGAAGTACCGCTCCAGCCAGGCGGCCAGGTCGACGTCCTCGGACACCACCCGGACGATCCCGTCGAACCAGAGCACGACCGCCGTACCGGAGCCGCGGATCGACCAGTCGACCATCCAGATCGAGGCGTACGCCGTGACCTTGCCGTTCTCGTCGAACAGCCGCAGCCCAGGATTCGCTCCCGCCAGGATGATCCGGCGGTTACTGGCCGACGACTTGGACATGGGCGCGCTTCCGGGAGGGGCCGAAGATCCTTGATTGTCTCAATCTCCGGGTCAGATGCAACGCATGCGTCCAAGAAGTTGACCTAGATCTTCTCCACCGGTGCGTACCGAAGCAGGAGTCGTTTCACACCTTCGGACCCGAAATCTATGTCTGCCTGGGCCTGCTGGCCCTCGCCGCGGACCACCACGACGGTGCCCATCCCGAAGCTGTCGTGCACCACCCGGTCGCCCGGATTCAGGCTGATCACCGGCTTGTCCGAGGCGGTCCTGCGGGCCGGCTCGTACCTGCTCGGGATGCCGCTGCCGCGGGTCGTGCCGGTCCCGGACCAGCGGGTGATCGCGGACTCGTCGCGGCGCCAGTCGAGCAGCTCGGCCGGGATCTCCTCCAGGAACCGCGACGGCGGGTTGTGCTGCGGAGCGCCGTACGCCGAACGCACCGCGGCACGGGAGATCGCCAGCCGCTGACGGGCCCGCGTGATGCCGACGTACGCGAGCCGACGCTCCTCCTCGAGCTCCTTCAGGTCGGTCAGCGAGCGGGAGTGCGGGAAGACGCCGTCCTCCATCCCGGTCAGGAACACCACCGGGAACTCCAGGCCCTTCGCGGTGTGCAGGGTCATCAGCGTGACCACGCCGCCGTCGTCGGCCGCGTCCGGGATCTGGTCGGCGTCCGCGACCAGCGCGACCCGCTCGAGAAACGCCTGCAGATCGGCGGCCTCACCGGCGGCGGTCCGCTCCTCGACGAACTCCCGCGCCACCGAGATGAACTCGTCCAGGTTCTCCAGGCGGGTCTCGTCCTGCGGATCGGGGGACTTCTGCAGCGTCTCGTAGTACCCGGAACGGTGCAGCGCGACGTCCAGGATGTCGTCCGGCGGTGCGCCCGAGTCCACCATCGCGGTCAGCTCGTCGAGGATGTCCACGAAGGCCTGCACGGCGTTGACCGACCGCGAGGCCATCGCCGGGGCGTCCTGCGCCCGCCGCATCGCCTGCGCGAACGAGATCCGGTCCCGCTGGGCGAGCGCCTCGATCGCGGCCTCCGCCCGGTCGCCGATCCCGCGCTTCGGCTCGTTCATGATCCGGCGCAGCGAGACGGTGTCCTCCGGGTTCACCAGCACCCGCAGGTACGCGAGCGCGTCACGGACCTCCTTGCGCTCGTAGAACCGGACGCCGCCGACCACCTTGTACGGATGGCCGGTGCGGATGAAGACCTCTTCGAAGACACGGGACTGCGCGTTGGTCCGGTAGAACACCGCGACGTCGGACGGCTTGACCCCGTCGGCGTCGGACAGCCGGTCGATCTCGTCGGCGACGAACTGCGCCTCGTCGTGCTCGTTGTCGGCGACGTACACCGCGATCTGCTCGCCCTGGCCCTGGTCGGACCAGAGGTTCTTCGCCTTGCGGCCCTCGTTCCGGCTGATCACCGCGTTGGCCGCGGTCAGGATCGTCTGGGTGGAGCGGTAGTTCTGCTCCAGCAGGATCGTCTCGGCGCCGGCGAAGTCCTCCTCGAACGCGAGGATGTTGCGGATCGTGGCGCCGCGGAACGCGTAGATCGACTGGTCCGAGTCGCCGACCACCATCAGCTCGGCGGGCGGCGCGGTCGGGCCGTTGTAGTCCGCCGGGTCCTCACCGCAGAGCTCGCGGATCAGCGTGTACTGCGCGTGGTTCGTGTCCTGGTACTCGTCGACCAGCACGTGGCGGAACCGGCGGCGGTAGTACTCACGGACCTCGGGGAAGGCCTGCAGCAGGTTGACCGTGGTCATCAGCAGGTCGTCGAAGTCCAGTGCGTTCGCCTGGGCGAGCCGCTCCTGGTAGATGCGGTAGCACTCGGCGTACGTCTCCTCGAGATGGTTCTCCGCCTTCGCGACGGCCGTCTCGTGGTCGATCAGCTCGTTCTTCTGGGTGCTGATCCAGTTCAGCACGGCGCGCGGGTTGTACCGCTTGACGTCCAGGTCGAGCTCGCGGCACACCAGCGTCATCAGCCGGCGCGAGTCGGTGTCGTCGTAGATCGAGAACGTCGAGTTGATCCCGAACCGCTTGATGTCGCGGCGCAGGATCCGCACACAGGACGAGTGGAACGTCGAGACCCACATCAGCTTCGCCCGCGGGCCGACCAGGTCGACGACGCGCTCCCGCATCTCGGCGGCGGCCTTGTTCGTGAAGGTGATGGCGAGGATCGACCCGGGGTGGGCGTCCCGGGCGGCCAGCAGGTAGGCGATCCGCCGGGTCAGCACGCGTGTCTTGCCCGACCCCGCACCGGCAACCACCAGCAGTGGCTTGCCGGCGTGCACGACGGCCGCCCGCTGCTGCGGGTTCAGCCCCTCGAGCAGCTTGTCCGGATCGGTGCGAGACGTCTTCGGCTCCTCCAGCGGCACCGGGAGCTCATCAGGCGAGAACAGCGTAGTCATCACCCAACACCTTAGGCGCTCCCCCCGACAGTTACCGAAAATCGGTTCGAACGGGGTGTCCGGTCCTGCGAGGATCGCCCACGTGGACGCCTCCGAACTGCGGTACGACGACCTGGTGGACCAGATCGAGGTCCTCTACAACGAGCACCGGTACCGCGCCGCGGTGGAGCTGCTGGACGCGGAGAGCGACGGGCTGGAGGTGTGGACCGCCGAGCTCGCCCATCTCAAGGCGTGTCTGCTCGGCGCGGCCGGTGACACCGACGAGTCGCTGCGGGTGTTGCTGGACGCGAGTACGGCGGGCGCGTGGTGGCGACCGGAGATCCTCACCGAGGACGACGATCTGGCCGCCTTGCGGGACCGCCCCGAGTTCCCGGAACTGGTCGCGGTGTCGAAGGCGCGCGTGGCGGACGAGCCGGTCCGGCCGCTGATCACGCTCCCGGCCGGCCGGCGGTCGGGGCGACCCGAGTCGGCGTCCGCCGCAGCCGGGCCGGTTGCCGGGGTGGTTGTCGCCTTGCACGGAGCGGGGCAGCGGGCGGAGCATGCTCGGCGGGACTGGGCCGCGGTGGTGGAGCTTGGCTACGCCCTCGTCTGCGTGCAGTCGTCGTACCGGATGTCGCCGATGTACCGCACCTGGCCGGACCCCGAGCAGGCCCGCGCGGACATCGCCCGCGCCCTCGCCGAACTGCCCGCCGAACTCGCTCAGCCCGCCGTCGAAGGCGCCCCGGGTGCCGGCCTGCAGCCGGCCGACGGTCTGCCGATTGTTGCGGCGGGGTTCTCGGCCGGTGGGCGGGTGGCGCTCGACTGGGCGCTCACGGGGCAACCGACTCCGGTCGACGGCGTACTCGCGATGGCTCCCGCCCTGCGTCAACTGCCGGAGACTGGACGACCGTTGTCGCCAGCAACGATCTGGATCGGTACGGACGACGACCTGCTCGAGGTCGTGGATGAGGCGGCCGACCGGCTGACCGGCTTCACGATCGAGCGGATCCAGGGACTGGGACACACCTTCCCGGCCGACTTCACAGCTCGGTTGCCAGCGGTGCTCTGAGGGCGCGTTTGCTCTGGGCAGAGTTGCCCTCAGCAGAAAAGCTGGGCCGCGACGATCCGTGCGGTCAGGGTGGAAGACATGGCAGAAGACATGAAACCGCCGCTGTTCAACGAGACCGCGCGCCAGCGCCTGTTCGGGCAGCGGATCGTCGTACTGGACGGAGTCCTCAACGACGACAACGGGACCCTGCTGGCCACCCAGATCCTGACGCTGGCGGCCGAGGACCCGGACACCGACATCTCGTTCTGGATCCACTCGCTCGGCGGCTCGGTGCCGTCGATGCTGGCGATCCGGGACGTGATGCGGCTGGTGCCGTGCGATGTGTCGACGCTGGCGATCGGGCTGGCCTGCAGCGCGGGTCAGTTCCTGCTGTCGGCCGGTACGCCGGGCAAGCGCTACGCCCTGCGGCACGCCCGCGTGCTGATGCACCAGGGCTCGGCCGGGATCGGCGGGTCCGCGGTGGAGATCGAGATCCAGGCGAACGACCTGCGGCACATCCGCGACACCGTGCTCGGGATCGTCGCGAGCGACACCGGGCAGTCGTTCGAGACCGTGCACGAGGACTCGCTGCACGACCACTGGTACACCGCGGAACAGGCCCGCGAGTACGGCTTCATCGACCACATCGTCGAGTCCTTCGACCAGGTGATGCCCAGGAGGGCCGCGGCATGAGCAGCTACACGATTCCGAACGTGATCGCCCAGCACCCGCGGGGCGAGCGGATCATGGACGTCTACTCACATCTGCTGACCGAGCGCGTCATCTATCTGGGTACGGCGATCGACGCGGGCGTCGCGAACGCGATCATCGCCCAGCTGCTGCACCTGGAGACGGACAATCCCGAGGCGGAGATCAACCTCTACATCAACTGCGAGGGCGGCGACACGTCCGCGATGCTCGCGATCTACGACACCATGCGGTACATCCAGTCGCCGATCGCGACGTACGGCGTCGGGCAGGCGATCTCCGCCGGGGCGGTGCTGCTCGCGGCCGGTACCGAAGGTCGCCGGGCGATCCTGCCGCACGCGCGGGTCGTCCTGCACCAGCCGGCCGGGCGTGGTCAGGGCACCATCCCGGACCTGATCCTGCAGGCGGACGAGGTGGTGCGGGTCCGCGGCCAGGTGGAGGAGATCCTCGCGCGGCACACCGGCCAGACGGTCGAGCGGCTCCGGCACGACACCGACCGCGACCACGTCCTGACCGCCCAGGGCGCCAAGGACTACGGCATCGTCGACCACGTGATCGCCGAGCGCATGCCGGCCCCCGCGCTGGCCTGACCTGACCACCTCTGGTGGGTGGGCGTCCGAGATGCCGGGTTTACGTCCGGGATCCGGGGCGCAAACCCTGCATCTCGGGCGTAGATCCACCAGAGGCGAGGAGCGGGAGCGGGCTCAGCCGGCGGCCTCGAGGACCTTGTCCGCAACGGCGGCGTGGTGTGCCAGATCGGACTTGGGGCGGCCGACCCGGTTCGTCAGGTACGCATACGCGATCTGCCGGTCCGGGTCGGCCCAGCCGACGCAGCAGTTGCTGCCGTTGTGGCCGAACGCGCGCGGACTGCTGAGCGACCCCAGCGACGACACCGTGCCCTCCATCCAGCGCGGTCCGCCCAGCTGGAACCCCTGCGACCACCGGACCGGCGCCCGCGCGACCGGGTCGTACTCACCCTCGCTGGTCGGCTCGACCGCGACGGCCAGCGACTCCGGCCGCAGCAGCCGGCCGTCCAGCAGCGCCTGGTAGAACCAGGCCACCTCCCGCGCCGTGGTCGAGATCCCGGCCGCCGGTACGACGGCCTCACGCGTCCGGCGGTTGTTCAGGACGGACTGGATGAACGGCCCGACCGGACCGACCGCTCTGATCGGGACGTGCCGTCCCCACAGGTCGTCCGGCAGGCCCAGGTACGTGTCCTCGG includes:
- a CDS encoding phospholipase, producing the protein MDASELRYDDLVDQIEVLYNEHRYRAAVELLDAESDGLEVWTAELAHLKACLLGAAGDTDESLRVLLDASTAGAWWRPEILTEDDDLAALRDRPEFPELVAVSKARVADEPVRPLITLPAGRRSGRPESASAAAGPVAGVVVALHGAGQRAEHARRDWAAVVELGYALVCVQSSYRMSPMYRTWPDPEQARADIARALAELPAELAQPAVEGAPGAGLQPADGLPIVAAGFSAGGRVALDWALTGQPTPVDGVLAMAPALRQLPETGRPLSPATIWIGTDDDLLEVVDEAADRLTGFTIERIQGLGHTFPADFTARLPAVL
- a CDS encoding TetR/AcrR family transcriptional regulator C-terminal domain-containing protein yields the protein MAQASSEPRAPLSRELVLRAAVAIADADGIEALTMRRLGEAVGAEAMSLYHHVANKGDLLDGIVDLVMAEIDELAERTAVPDDDWQQAMRRRILSAREVMLKHPWAPRLFETRTTMSLAMIRYHDQLVGLMRAGGFSYDLAHHALHALGSRALGFSQELFDPAAGAGPGSERMLRDMADQVPHLVGMVTEIAHDDPDSTIGWCDDQAEFEFALDLLLDGLDRRR
- a CDS encoding ClpP family protease, with translation MAEDMKPPLFNETARQRLFGQRIVVLDGVLNDDNGTLLATQILTLAAEDPDTDISFWIHSLGGSVPSMLAIRDVMRLVPCDVSTLAIGLACSAGQFLLSAGTPGKRYALRHARVLMHQGSAGIGGSAVEIEIQANDLRHIRDTVLGIVASDTGQSFETVHEDSLHDHWYTAEQAREYGFIDHIVESFDQVMPRRAAA
- a CDS encoding ClpP family protease, with translation MSSYTIPNVIAQHPRGERIMDVYSHLLTERVIYLGTAIDAGVANAIIAQLLHLETDNPEAEINLYINCEGGDTSAMLAIYDTMRYIQSPIATYGVGQAISAGAVLLAAGTEGRRAILPHARVVLHQPAGRGQGTIPDLILQADEVVRVRGQVEEILARHTGQTVERLRHDTDRDHVLTAQGAKDYGIVDHVIAERMPAPALA
- the pcrA gene encoding DNA helicase PcrA, which codes for MTTLFSPDELPVPLEEPKTSRTDPDKLLEGLNPQQRAAVVHAGKPLLVVAGAGSGKTRVLTRRIAYLLAARDAHPGSILAITFTNKAAAEMRERVVDLVGPRAKLMWVSTFHSSCVRILRRDIKRFGINSTFSIYDDTDSRRLMTLVCRELDLDVKRYNPRAVLNWISTQKNELIDHETAVAKAENHLEETYAECYRIYQERLAQANALDFDDLLMTTVNLLQAFPEVREYYRRRFRHVLVDEYQDTNHAQYTLIRELCGEDPADYNGPTAPPAELMVVGDSDQSIYAFRGATIRNILAFEEDFAGAETILLEQNYRSTQTILTAANAVISRNEGRKAKNLWSDQGQGEQIAVYVADNEHDEAQFVADEIDRLSDADGVKPSDVAVFYRTNAQSRVFEEVFIRTGHPYKVVGGVRFYERKEVRDALAYLRVLVNPEDTVSLRRIMNEPKRGIGDRAEAAIEALAQRDRISFAQAMRRAQDAPAMASRSVNAVQAFVDILDELTAMVDSGAPPDDILDVALHRSGYYETLQKSPDPQDETRLENLDEFISVAREFVEERTAAGEAADLQAFLERVALVADADQIPDAADDGGVVTLMTLHTAKGLEFPVVFLTGMEDGVFPHSRSLTDLKELEEERRLAYVGITRARQRLAISRAAVRSAYGAPQHNPPSRFLEEIPAELLDWRRDESAITRWSGTGTTRGSGIPSRYEPARRTASDKPVISLNPGDRVVHDSFGMGTVVVVRGEGQQAQADIDFGSEGVKRLLLRYAPVEKI